A part of Actinomycetota bacterium genomic DNA contains:
- the ssb gene encoding single-stranded DNA-binding protein, translating to MPALHPATIIVGNLVEDPELRFTQNGIAVTNLRVAVTQRVQQDGQWRDGDTSFFKVNVWRGQAENLAESLGKGDRVMVTGRLRQRSWETPEGDKRSVTELEADEVGASLKWATAKVERTSQRGNGGRTQGRERQAERGGDFNDAPPF from the coding sequence GTGCCTGCTCTACATCCAGCCACCATCATCGTCGGCAACCTGGTTGAGGACCCCGAGCTCCGCTTCACCCAAAACGGCATCGCCGTGACCAACCTGCGCGTGGCCGTTACCCAAAGGGTCCAGCAGGACGGCCAGTGGCGCGACGGCGACACCAGCTTCTTCAAGGTGAATGTGTGGCGCGGCCAGGCCGAGAATCTCGCCGAGTCCCTGGGCAAGGGGGACCGGGTCATGGTCACCGGCCGGCTCCGCCAGCGCAGCTGGGAGACCCCCGAGGGCGACAAGCGGTCGGTCACCGAGCTGGAAGCCGACGAGGTCGGCGCCTCGCTGAAGTGGGCCACGGCCAAGGTCGAGCGGACCAGCCAGCGCGGCAACGGCGGCCGTACCCAAGGCCGGGAGCGGCAGGCCGAACGCGGCGGCGACTTCAACGATGCTCCGCCGTTCTAA
- a CDS encoding nuclease-related domain-containing protein, with amino-acid sequence MALRGRGPAQRIGAALSQADLQAILAHLNEDSEELLAGTSAGRPVVAVRVRASVGRPGGSAQARWRQLRATEWAAWTRTLPWRAAASLGIGTAGGLLGMLIQPRMGLLLGGLAAIVAGWALRFRPSPDAIAWRRGAAGVRRPAALLKLLERHGWAVLHDLAVPGSAANIDHLVIGPGGVFVVDSKQYRGRLQLGPTGRLWHGHYPLAPVLRAVSFEADPSVRAASSIRSAAPARTSSFALPQCSGVARLTAIDSAAPPLDGGAAGLGIFRTAEHR; translated from the coding sequence ATGGCCCTTCGAGGACGAGGACCGGCCCAGCGGATCGGTGCGGCACTCAGCCAGGCCGACCTCCAGGCCATCCTCGCCCACCTGAATGAGGACTCCGAGGAGCTATTGGCCGGCACCAGCGCCGGTCGGCCGGTGGTGGCGGTGCGGGTCCGGGCCAGCGTAGGCCGCCCAGGCGGCTCCGCCCAGGCGCGGTGGCGACAGCTGCGGGCGACGGAGTGGGCAGCGTGGACTCGGACCCTGCCCTGGCGGGCGGCCGCCAGCCTTGGCATCGGCACTGCCGGCGGGCTGCTCGGCATGCTCATCCAGCCCAGGATGGGCTTGCTCCTGGGCGGGCTGGCGGCCATAGTTGCCGGCTGGGCATTGCGGTTCCGGCCCAGCCCCGACGCCATCGCCTGGCGGCGCGGGGCGGCAGGGGTGCGACGCCCCGCCGCACTGCTCAAGCTGCTGGAGCGGCACGGCTGGGCGGTCCTGCACGACCTGGCCGTCCCGGGCTCGGCAGCCAACATTGATCATTTGGTGATCGGTCCCGGTGGGGTGTTCGTAGTCGACTCCAAGCAGTACCGCGGCCGCCTCCAGCTCGGCCCGACGGGGCGGCTGTGGCATGGCCACTACCCCCTTGCCCCCGTCCTGCGGGCCGTCTCGTTCGAGGCCGACCCGTCGGTGCGTGCGGCCAGCTCGATCCGGTCGGCGGCGCCGGCCAGGACAAGCTCATTTGCGCTGCCACAGTGCAGCGGCGTCGCCAGGCTCACTGCCATTGATAGCGCGGCGCCCCCGTTGGACGGGGGCGCCGCGGGGTTGGGGATCTTTAGAACGGCGGAGCATCGTTGA